In the Streptomyces sp. NBC_00525 genome, one interval contains:
- a CDS encoding ArsR/SmtB family transcription factor: MPNAKMLPVLEPETVPCCPPLSERPLTAEEAERTALMFKALGDPVRLRLFSAVASHDGGEACVCDISDVGVSQPTVSHHLKKLKQAGLLSSERRGTWVYYRVEPTVLAAMGALLTKASSA, encoded by the coding sequence ATGCCAAACGCGAAGATGCTCCCAGTACTGGAACCCGAGACGGTGCCCTGCTGCCCCCCTCTGAGCGAGCGGCCACTGACCGCCGAAGAGGCCGAGCGAACCGCCTTGATGTTCAAGGCGCTGGGCGATCCGGTCCGGCTGCGGCTGTTCTCTGCCGTCGCCTCGCACGACGGTGGCGAGGCGTGCGTATGCGACATCTCCGATGTCGGCGTCTCCCAGCCCACGGTCTCTCACCATCTCAAGAAGCTGAAGCAAGCCGGATTGCTCTCCTCGGAACGACGCGGCACCTGGGTGTACTACCGTGTCGAACCCACCGTCCTCGCAGCCATGGGGGCCCTCCTCACCAAGGCTTCCTCAGCCTGA
- a CDS encoding ArsI/CadI family heavy metal resistance metalloenzyme encodes MSRVQLALRVPDLAASVAFYAKLFGTEPAKLREGYANFAIAEPPLKLVLIEGADNEDTRLDHLGVEVDTTEAVHAATGRLGEAGLPTTEENDTTCCYALQDKVWVHGPGREPWEVYVVKADAGTMTKQQGSACCSDTAATDSDTSERVAAGGCC; translated from the coding sequence ATGTCCCGCGTACAGCTTGCCCTGCGCGTTCCCGATCTGGCGGCATCCGTCGCCTTCTACGCGAAGCTCTTCGGCACCGAGCCGGCCAAGCTCCGTGAGGGCTACGCCAACTTCGCCATCGCCGAACCGCCGCTCAAACTCGTCCTCATCGAAGGCGCCGACAACGAGGACACCCGTTTGGACCACCTCGGCGTGGAGGTCGATACCACCGAGGCGGTTCACGCTGCCACCGGTCGCCTCGGTGAGGCCGGGCTGCCGACGACGGAGGAGAACGACACCACTTGTTGCTACGCCCTCCAGGACAAGGTGTGGGTTCATGGCCCCGGCCGCGAACCGTGGGAGGTGTACGTCGTCAAGGCCGACGCCGGGACCATGACCAAGCAGCAGGGCAGCGCCTGCTGCTCCGACACGGCTGCCACCGACAGTGACACTTCGGAACGGGTCGCCGCCGGCGGTTGCTGCTGA